The following are from one region of the Polaribacter marinaquae genome:
- a CDS encoding heavy-metal-associated domain-containing protein — MKKLIFAFSLFLIGFSVQAQDVKKVKKKNAKVSFTVDGICGMCKKRIETAALKTKGVKFAIWDVKTHQINVILDERKTPVDTLKQNIANVGHDIKGFKATDEAYNSVHPCCKYRDSKIIEDHNGELKKQ, encoded by the coding sequence ATGAAAAAATTAATATTCGCATTCAGTCTATTTCTAATTGGGTTTTCTGTACAAGCACAAGACGTTAAAAAAGTAAAAAAGAAAAATGCAAAAGTAAGTTTTACCGTAGACGGTATTTGCGGTATGTGTAAAAAACGAATAGAAACAGCAGCTTTAAAAACAAAAGGTGTAAAGTTTGCTATTTGGGATGTTAAAACGCATCAAATTAATGTAATATTAGATGAACGAAAAACTCCTGTCGATACTTTAAAACAAAACATCGCAAATGTGGGCCATGATATAAAAGGTTTTAAAGCAACAGATGAAGCATACAACTCTGTGCATCCTTGTTGTAAATATAGAGACAGTAAAATTATAGAAGATCATAACGGCGAGCTGAAAAAACAGTAA
- a CDS encoding GAF domain-containing protein: protein MDINILKNKVESIIALEENVAVKLQAICDLLEQEISYYDWVGFYFKNGDKNELKLAQYTGEETEHIIIPFGKGICGQVAVSNENFVVQDVSEQDNYISCGWKVKSEIVIPIFVNEENIGQIDIDSHTANTFTEKDEELLEFVCSKVATIL from the coding sequence ATGGATATTAATATATTAAAAAATAAAGTAGAAAGCATTATTGCTTTAGAAGAAAATGTAGCTGTTAAGTTACAAGCTATTTGCGATTTGTTAGAACAAGAAATTTCTTACTACGATTGGGTAGGTTTTTATTTTAAAAACGGAGATAAGAACGAATTAAAATTAGCGCAATATACAGGTGAAGAAACAGAGCATATAATTATTCCTTTTGGAAAAGGTATTTGTGGGCAAGTTGCTGTCTCTAACGAAAACTTTGTTGTACAAGATGTTTCTGAACAAGATAATTACATTTCTTGTGGATGGAAGGTGAAATCAGAAATTGTAATACCTATTTTTGTAAACGAAGAAAATATTGGTCAAATTGATATAGATTCGCATACGGCAAATACTTTTACAGAAAAAGATGAAGAGCTTTTAGAGTTTGTATGTAGCAAAGTAGCAACTATTTTATAG
- a CDS encoding exosortase F system-associated membrane protein, with protein sequence MNRYIKIILLFLFVSLLFVVRAFSAELFYDPLIAYFKNDYLYTNMPNLNIWSLIVDMLFRYVLNSVITIAIIWVIFERKDYVKFTGFFLMTAFLILIIIFSLLLRDQFQSGYLLPFYIRRFIIHPLFLLILLPAFYFQKLSNR encoded by the coding sequence ATGAATAGGTACATAAAAATAATATTACTTTTTCTTTTTGTTTCTCTATTATTTGTTGTGAGAGCATTTTCTGCGGAATTATTTTACGATCCTTTAATTGCTTATTTTAAAAACGATTATTTATACACAAATATGCCTAATCTAAATATTTGGTCTTTAATTGTAGATATGCTTTTTAGATATGTTTTAAATTCTGTAATTACAATTGCAATTATTTGGGTTATTTTTGAAAGAAAAGATTATGTAAAGTTTACTGGCTTTTTCTTAATGACAGCTTTTTTAATTTTAATTATCATTTTTTCTCTTTTACTTAGAGATCAATTTCAATCTGGATATTTATTACCATTTTACATCAGAAGATTTATTATTCATCCATTATTTTTACTGATACTTTTACCTGCATTTTACTTTCAAAAATTAAGTAATCGATAA
- the ahcY gene encoding adenosylhomocysteinase yields the protein MSTKIAYVPNKVKDISLAAWGRKEILLAEAEMPGLMSLREEYKNEQPLKGARIAGCLHMTIQTAVLIETLQALGAEVTWSSCNIFSTQDQAAAAIAEAGTAVYAWKDMTEEEFDWCIEQTLFFGEDRKPLNMILDDGGDLTNMVLDKYPELADGINGLSEETTTGVHRLYERVKNGTLPMPAINVNDSVTKSKFDNKYGCKESAVDAIRRATDIMLAGKRVTVCGYGDVGKGTAASFKGAGSIVTVTEIDPICALQAAMDGFEVKRLETVVANSDIIITTTGNKDIIQGRHFEAMKDKVIVCNIGHFDNEIDMAWLNKNHGNTKDTIKPQVDKYVIDGKDIIVLAEGRLVNLGCATGHPSFVMSNSFTNQTLAQIELWTNADAYKNDVYMLPKHLDEKVAKLHLAKIGVELTELRDEQASYIGVTVEGPFKPEHYRY from the coding sequence ATGAGCACAAAAATAGCTTACGTACCAAATAAAGTTAAAGATATTTCTTTAGCTGCATGGGGAAGAAAAGAAATTTTATTAGCTGAAGCAGAAATGCCAGGGTTAATGTCTTTAAGAGAAGAATATAAAAATGAGCAGCCATTAAAAGGAGCTAGAATTGCAGGATGTTTGCACATGACAATTCAAACAGCTGTTTTAATAGAAACTTTACAAGCTTTAGGTGCAGAGGTTACTTGGAGTTCTTGTAATATTTTTTCTACGCAAGATCAAGCTGCTGCTGCAATAGCAGAAGCTGGTACTGCGGTTTATGCTTGGAAAGATATGACAGAAGAAGAGTTTGACTGGTGTATAGAACAAACTTTATTTTTTGGTGAAGACAGAAAACCATTAAATATGATTTTAGATGATGGTGGAGATTTAACAAACATGGTGTTAGATAAATATCCAGAATTAGCAGACGGAATTAACGGTTTATCTGAAGAAACTACAACTGGTGTTCACAGACTTTACGAAAGAGTAAAAAACGGAACGTTACCAATGCCAGCAATTAATGTAAACGATTCTGTTACAAAATCTAAATTCGATAACAAATATGGTTGTAAAGAATCTGCAGTAGATGCAATTCGTAGAGCAACAGATATTATGTTAGCTGGTAAAAGAGTAACAGTTTGTGGTTATGGTGATGTTGGTAAAGGTACAGCAGCTTCTTTTAAAGGAGCAGGTTCTATTGTAACTGTTACAGAAATAGACCCAATTTGTGCTTTACAAGCTGCAATGGATGGTTTCGAAGTAAAAAGATTAGAAACGGTAGTTGCAAATTCGGATATTATTATTACAACAACTGGTAATAAAGATATTATTCAAGGGCGTCATTTCGAAGCAATGAAAGACAAAGTTATAGTATGTAACATTGGGCATTTCGATAACGAAATTGATATGGCTTGGTTAAATAAAAACCACGGTAACACAAAAGATACTATAAAACCACAAGTAGACAAGTACGTTATAGATGGTAAAGATATTATTGTTTTAGCAGAAGGACGTTTAGTAAACTTAGGTTGTGCAACTGGGCACCCAAGTTTTGTAATGTCTAATTCTTTTACAAACCAAACTTTGGCTCAAATAGAACTTTGGACAAATGCAGACGCGTATAAAAACGATGTGTACATGTTACCAAAACATTTAGATGAAAAAGTTGCAAAATTACACTTAGCAAAAATAGGAGTAGAGCTTACAGAATTAAGAGACGAGCAAGCTTCTTATATTGGTGTAACTGTAGAAGGACCATTTAAGCCAGAACATTACAGATACTAA
- a CDS encoding TonB-dependent receptor — protein sequence MKKNILSGLMLLFPIIILSQNNLKGMIMDRENPKNNIGIAGATVNWLNTNIGAITNEKGWFTIPYKKEYKKLVVSYIGYKTDTITVLDLIPIHHYITPESNLAEITIKSKRDAVQKSLFATANTFTVNNDELLKAACCNLAESFETNPSIDVSFSDALTGTKQIQMLGLKSPYLQIMQENLPSIRGAAQAFGLTFTPGTWVESIQITKGAGSVVNGYESISGQINAELVKPFSDNAFFLNAYSSLNGRLELNTHFNKRVSEKWQTGLYIHGNYRGEKFDKNNDNFLDAPLSNQINVMNRWQYTDAQNGWVSFLNVRYLNDEKQTGELNFNPETDKATTNAWGSEIDTKRFETSAKIGYVFPELPFQSFGLQLAYSNHQQDSYFGLNIYDIKQESLYSNLLFNSIIGDTRSKFKTGINFTYDNFEELVNTTNYNRKENSIGAFFEYAFDNLDNFSVTAGIRVDAHNLLGTFITPRVHLRYVPWEKGVFRASAGRGKRSANIFAENQQLFASSRQINIDDIGGNFYGLNAETAWNFGVSYLQKFNLLDNKGDITFDFYRTDFSNKVVVDWENPQAISFYNLTGKSIADSFQVEVNYELAKNLNLRTAYKYFDISTDYKNGNLQKPLQPKDRFFANLSYETVAKENGNQWKFDITYNAIGKQRLPNTANNPIQYRLPEYADNYSLLNSQITKVFSNKFEVYFGGENLTNVQQENPVLGNDNPFGPNFDTTIVYSPIFGRTIYAGLRFKIK from the coding sequence ATGAAAAAAAATATACTTAGTGGTCTTATGCTACTATTTCCGATAATTATTCTTTCTCAAAACAATTTAAAAGGAATGATTATGGACAGAGAAAATCCTAAAAACAATATAGGTATTGCAGGTGCAACCGTAAATTGGTTAAACACAAATATTGGTGCTATAACTAATGAAAAAGGTTGGTTTACGATACCTTATAAAAAAGAATATAAAAAACTAGTTGTTAGTTACATTGGCTACAAAACAGATACAATTACAGTATTAGACTTAATACCAATACATCATTACATTACGCCAGAAAGCAACTTAGCCGAAATTACAATTAAAAGTAAAAGAGATGCTGTTCAAAAATCTTTATTTGCAACTGCAAACACTTTTACGGTAAATAACGACGAACTTCTAAAAGCTGCTTGTTGCAATCTAGCAGAGAGTTTTGAAACAAATCCGTCGATAGACGTTAGTTTTTCTGATGCTTTAACCGGCACAAAACAGATTCAAATGTTAGGACTAAAAAGTCCGTATTTACAAATAATGCAAGAAAACCTTCCCTCTATTAGAGGTGCAGCACAAGCTTTTGGTTTAACTTTTACGCCAGGTACTTGGGTAGAAAGTATTCAAATTACAAAAGGAGCCGGATCTGTAGTTAATGGCTACGAAAGTATTTCTGGACAAATAAACGCAGAATTAGTGAAACCTTTTTCTGACAATGCTTTCTTTCTAAATGCATACAGTTCTCTTAACGGTAGATTAGAATTAAACACACATTTTAATAAAAGGGTTTCAGAAAAATGGCAAACCGGTTTATACATTCATGGTAATTATAGAGGAGAGAAATTTGACAAAAACAACGACAATTTCTTAGACGCACCTTTATCAAATCAAATAAATGTTATGAACCGTTGGCAATATACAGATGCTCAAAATGGTTGGGTTAGTTTCTTAAATGTTCGTTATTTAAATGATGAAAAACAAACAGGAGAACTTAATTTTAATCCAGAAACAGATAAAGCTACAACCAATGCTTGGGGAAGTGAAATAGACACCAAACGTTTTGAAACGTCGGCAAAAATTGGATATGTTTTTCCAGAATTACCATTTCAAAGTTTTGGTTTACAATTAGCTTATAGCAATCATCAACAAGACTCTTATTTTGGTTTAAATATATATGATATTAAACAGGAAAGTTTATACTCTAACTTACTTTTTAACTCTATTATTGGTGATACAAGATCAAAATTTAAAACAGGTATCAACTTTACTTATGATAACTTTGAAGAACTTGTAAACACCACAAATTATAATAGAAAAGAAAATTCTATCGGAGCATTTTTTGAATATGCTTTTGACAATTTAGACAACTTTAGTGTAACCGCAGGTATTCGAGTAGATGCACATAATTTATTAGGCACATTTATTACTCCTAGAGTTCACCTAAGATATGTTCCTTGGGAAAAAGGAGTTTTTAGAGCTTCTGCTGGTAGAGGAAAAAGAAGTGCTAATATTTTTGCCGAAAATCAGCAATTATTTGCAAGTTCTAGACAAATAAATATAGATGATATTGGTGGGAATTTCTACGGATTAAATGCTGAAACTGCATGGAATTTCGGAGTTTCATATCTACAAAAGTTTAATTTACTTGACAATAAAGGAGATATTACTTTCGATTTTTACAGAACCGATTTTAGCAATAAAGTTGTTGTCGATTGGGAAAATCCGCAAGCAATTTCATTTTACAATTTAACAGGAAAAAGTATTGCAGACAGCTTTCAAGTTGAAGTAAATTACGAATTGGCTAAAAATTTAAACTTAAGAACCGCATATAAGTATTTTGATATTTCTACGGATTATAAAAACGGTAATCTGCAGAAACCTTTACAGCCTAAAGATCGTTTTTTCGCAAACTTATCTTACGAAACAGTTGCTAAAGAAAATGGAAATCAATGGAAGTTTGATATAACTTATAATGCAATTGGTAAGCAACGTTTGCCTAATACTGCAAACAATCCTATTCAATATCGATTACCAGAATATGCAGATAATTATAGTTTATTAAACTCTCAAATAACCAAAGTCTTTTCAAATAAATTTGAAGTTTATTTTGGTGGAGAAAACCTAACAAATGTGCAACAAGAAAATCCTGTATTAGGTAACGATAATCCTTTTGGACCGAATTTTGATACTACAATAGTATACTCACCAATATTTGGTAGAACAATTTATGCAGGATTACGATTTAAAATAAAATAA
- a CDS encoding permease, producing the protein MDGAVEKSISFILFIIIGIILKKKISVGDETNGLKKIILTLALPATIFIALLKVKIDGNLVLFPLLALAFNVILFAVTPLLLKIIGVDPNSDKGRSAKLLIPSLAPGLSCFAFILEFLGDGYLAKAAMADLGNKFFVLFLLYLVALKWHYNNADFEANSLKTKLKGLLKALLYEPVNIFIIVALVLVSFGITLDKIPNFLSMTLSRLSFIMTPLVLLFIGLAVKIKKQQFFQLFSLLLLRASFTLLLIAAVISFADLTVTKDILVMIAFGLSSASFWPFAHISAIHLKETKEKTVKRTFDINFALSILALSLPISVLLILGILTAGDTFAKTSNIFILCGILFFIGVLYPIYLKINKKVSLKKSEIQLSVDK; encoded by the coding sequence ATGGATGGTGCAGTAGAAAAATCTATTTCGTTTATTCTCTTTATAATTATAGGAATCATCTTAAAAAAGAAAATTTCTGTAGGCGATGAAACCAATGGATTAAAAAAAATAATTCTTACACTTGCATTACCCGCAACTATTTTTATTGCTTTATTAAAAGTTAAAATTGATGGCAACCTGGTGTTGTTTCCATTATTAGCATTAGCTTTTAATGTAATACTTTTTGCAGTTACACCGTTGTTATTAAAAATTATTGGTGTCGATCCTAATTCTGATAAAGGTAGAAGTGCTAAACTTTTAATACCATCTTTGGCCCCTGGACTTTCTTGCTTTGCTTTTATTTTAGAATTTTTAGGTGATGGATATTTAGCAAAAGCTGCTATGGCAGATTTAGGAAATAAATTTTTTGTGCTTTTTTTACTTTATTTAGTAGCATTAAAATGGCATTATAACAATGCAGACTTCGAAGCAAACTCGTTAAAAACAAAACTTAAAGGTCTTTTAAAAGCTTTATTATACGAACCTGTAAACATTTTTATAATTGTTGCATTGGTATTAGTTTCTTTTGGAATTACTTTAGATAAAATTCCGAATTTTTTATCGATGACGTTAAGTAGACTAAGCTTTATAATGACGCCTTTGGTATTGCTTTTTATTGGTTTGGCGGTTAAAATTAAAAAACAACAATTCTTTCAGTTGTTTTCTTTATTGCTTTTAAGGGCTTCGTTTACCCTTTTATTAATTGCTGCCGTAATTTCTTTTGCAGACTTAACTGTTACTAAAGATATTTTAGTAATGATTGCTTTCGGATTAAGTTCTGCTAGCTTTTGGCCTTTTGCTCATATTTCTGCAATACATTTAAAAGAAACCAAAGAAAAAACGGTTAAAAGAACTTTTGATATCAATTTCGCATTATCAATATTAGCACTTTCATTACCAATTTCTGTATTATTAATCTTAGGAATTTTAACTGCTGGAGATACTTTTGCTAAAACTAGCAACATTTTTATACTATGTGGCATCCTATTTTTTATAGGTGTTTTGTATCCTATATATCTAAAGATTAATAAAAAAGTGAGTTTAAAAAAAAGTGAAATTCAACTTTCTGTAGATAAATAA
- a CDS encoding HYC_CC_PP family protein: MKKYLTKITAFSLAFLVLFSTFSFTVEAHYCGDFIVDISYTGEAEVCKTDMTNDLSIAMKDCCSDKQHKIEGQDELQVNSDKQLDFSKQFFLTSFLTSYKSLFVTKDFVKIYHKNPYPPDTDKNFLVLYQTFLI, encoded by the coding sequence ATGAAAAAATATCTAACTAAAATAACCGCTTTTTCTCTAGCATTTTTAGTACTATTTTCTACCTTTTCTTTTACGGTAGAAGCGCATTATTGTGGTGATTTTATTGTAGACATTTCTTACACAGGTGAAGCTGAAGTTTGTAAAACAGACATGACAAATGATCTTTCTATAGCTATGAAAGATTGCTGTTCTGATAAACAACATAAAATTGAAGGTCAAGATGAATTACAAGTAAACTCTGACAAACAATTAGATTTTAGCAAACAATTTTTCTTAACTTCATTTTTAACTTCTTATAAAAGTTTATTTGTTACAAAAGACTTTGTTAAGATTTATCATAAAAATCCGTATCCGCCAGACACAGATAAAAACTTCTTGGTTTTATACCAAACCTTTTTAATTTGA
- a CDS encoding DNA/RNA non-specific endonuclease gives MTKKKILSIIAVVILIAVLGYEQFLDNQKEDFIIEEGKKPKAATNQYFLPTSTTNQVVHHQHYSLSYSEKHEQAEWVAYELKASDLSRNNFKRPYFEIDNAVKTKAAHWRNYKNSGYDRGHLCPAGDRKFTKTAHDETFLTSNISPQKHAFNAGIWNRLEQKVRYWARKNDGVFVITGGVLENNLQTIGSENVAVPKKFYKVILDKTSSKIKMIAFLVPHKDSKLPLYKFVVSVNKIEALTGIDFFKELEDDLEERLESSSSYKNWSF, from the coding sequence TTGACAAAGAAGAAAATACTCTCTATTATAGCAGTTGTTATTTTAATTGCAGTTCTAGGTTACGAACAGTTTTTAGACAACCAAAAAGAAGATTTTATAATTGAAGAAGGTAAAAAACCAAAAGCAGCAACAAATCAATATTTTTTGCCAACAAGTACTACAAATCAAGTAGTGCATCATCAACACTACTCTTTATCTTATAGCGAAAAACACGAACAAGCAGAATGGGTTGCTTACGAATTAAAAGCATCAGATTTAAGTAGAAATAATTTTAAAAGACCTTATTTTGAAATAGATAATGCAGTAAAAACAAAAGCAGCACATTGGCGTAATTACAAAAATTCGGGTTATGATAGAGGTCATTTATGTCCTGCCGGAGATAGAAAGTTTACAAAAACAGCGCACGACGAAACATTTTTAACAAGTAATATCAGTCCGCAAAAACATGCATTTAATGCTGGTATCTGGAATCGGTTAGAACAAAAAGTACGTTATTGGGCAAGGAAAAACGATGGTGTTTTTGTAATAACAGGCGGTGTTTTAGAAAACAATTTACAAACAATTGGAAGCGAAAATGTAGCTGTGCCAAAAAAATTTTATAAAGTAATTTTAGACAAGACGAGTAGCAAAATAAAAATGATTGCTTTTTTAGTACCACATAAAGACTCGAAGTTACCATTGTATAAATTTGTTGTTTCTGTAAATAAAATTGAAGCATTAACGGGTATCGATTTTTTTAAAGAATTAGAAGATGATTTAGAGGAAAGGTTAGAAAGTTCTAGTAGTTATAAAAACTGGAGTTTTTAA
- the xrtF gene encoding exosortase family protein XrtF has product MKKHKNVVFFLIKFFATYFILFAIYSSYLQRSQTKVGQFKTASITTIVADQTVDLLDFFGYDSGAYQHKEELSVKLLIHGKYTARVIEGCNSVSIIILFVAFIVAFAGSLKATIIYSVLGSLFIYVINIARIAFLAVMIYKYPEKQEFLHNLVFPALIYGTVFLLWVIWVNKFSNYKR; this is encoded by the coding sequence GTGAAAAAACATAAAAATGTAGTCTTTTTTTTAATTAAGTTTTTTGCAACATACTTTATTTTGTTCGCAATTTACTCGTCTTACTTACAACGATCACAAACAAAAGTAGGCCAATTTAAAACGGCTTCTATAACAACTATTGTTGCAGATCAAACGGTAGATCTATTAGATTTTTTTGGTTATGATTCTGGCGCATATCAGCATAAAGAAGAGCTTTCTGTAAAATTATTAATTCACGGTAAATACACCGCTAGGGTTATAGAAGGTTGCAACTCTGTAAGCATTATTATTTTATTTGTTGCTTTTATTGTTGCTTTTGCGGGTTCTTTAAAAGCCACTATAATTTATTCTGTTTTAGGTAGTCTATTTATTTATGTTATAAATATTGCTCGAATTGCTTTTCTTGCAGTAATGATTTATAAATATCCAGAAAAACAAGAATTTTTGCACAATTTAGTTTTTCCAGCATTAATTTATGGTACAGTATTTTTACTTTGGGTAATTTGGGTTAATAAATTTAGCAACTATAAACGATGA
- a CDS encoding histidinol-phosphate transaminase: protein MNSTNFSRREWLKKGSLTLGALALVPHDIWSSNVANAQKNNSTFLYSSNNYFNEYTPPLVKEEASLTILRSNENPYGPPPKSVKAFQNEVFGGNRYSWKSLGGLKEKIAKNEGIKTNQILMGPGSSDLLEKVAMVLFQNGGNVISADPSYMSLIVVAKSVGGNWKSYKLLEDSQHDLDAMEAGIDKNTKLVYICNPNNPTGSITDAKKLRDFCSRVSEKVPVFVDEAYLELSKNGLRDSMNTLVAEGKNVIVARTFSKIHGMAGLRVGYAIGKKETLDIISEITRGGMGITGPSIAAASSSLDNQEFLDSCKSKITDARNYTITYLKENNFSCLPSETNFLIFEIPMEGRAFLKKIYAKNVAVKSFKFWDKNWCRVSIGTMDEMKKFTNAMTEIFV from the coding sequence ATGAATTCAACAAATTTTAGTAGAAGAGAATGGTTAAAAAAAGGATCATTAACTCTTGGCGCATTGGCATTAGTACCTCATGATATCTGGAGCAGCAATGTTGCCAACGCTCAAAAAAACAACAGTACTTTTTTATACAGTTCTAATAATTATTTTAATGAATATACACCACCATTAGTTAAAGAAGAAGCTTCTTTAACAATATTAAGGTCTAACGAAAATCCTTATGGGCCACCGCCAAAATCAGTAAAAGCATTTCAAAATGAAGTTTTTGGAGGAAATAGATATTCTTGGAAATCTTTAGGCGGATTAAAAGAAAAAATAGCTAAAAACGAAGGCATTAAAACCAATCAAATTTTAATGGGACCTGGTTCTTCAGATTTATTAGAAAAAGTTGCCATGGTTCTCTTTCAAAATGGTGGTAACGTTATAAGTGCAGACCCAAGTTATATGTCATTAATTGTTGTTGCTAAATCTGTTGGTGGTAATTGGAAGTCATACAAGTTATTAGAAGACTCTCAGCATGATTTAGATGCTATGGAAGCAGGAATAGATAAAAACACTAAGCTCGTTTATATATGCAACCCTAACAACCCAACGGGTTCTATTACAGATGCTAAAAAACTAAGAGATTTTTGTAGTAGAGTTTCAGAAAAAGTACCCGTTTTTGTAGACGAAGCTTATTTAGAATTATCTAAAAATGGCTTAAGAGACTCTATGAATACTTTAGTTGCAGAAGGTAAAAACGTAATTGTTGCCAGAACTTTTTCTAAAATACATGGTATGGCAGGTTTAAGAGTTGGTTATGCAATTGGTAAAAAAGAAACGTTAGATATTATTAGTGAAATTACACGTGGCGGAATGGGAATTACCGGTCCTTCTATTGCTGCAGCATCTTCTAGCTTAGACAATCAAGAATTTTTAGATTCTTGTAAATCAAAAATTACCGATGCTAGAAATTATACCATTACTTACTTAAAAGAAAACAATTTTTCTTGTTTGCCTTCTGAAACCAATTTTTTAATTTTTGAAATACCAATGGAAGGAAGAGCATTTCTAAAGAAAATTTACGCAAAAAATGTTGCTGTAAAATCTTTTAAATTCTGGGACAAAAATTGGTGCAGAGTAAGTATTGGTACTATGGATGAAATGAAAAAATTCACCAATGCTATGACAGAAATATTTGTCTAG
- a CDS encoding 4'-phosphopantetheinyl transferase family protein: MPLYKSLTVNNNTKVLIWKIDESFNELNKNVLLTPKSRTRLESMKSDLHQKGFLSVRHLLKEVGYRDEDLMYDEFGKPHLKDGKYISITHSFTFSGLIISDKLHVGIDIEMQRDKILKIAHKFTPIEEYKTIANHDALVSKLTIVWGAKESLYKIYGKKKLLFLHNIYIEDFKFEDQKTTGAIRYDGEEFSYKIEFLEFDGFTCVFAY, encoded by the coding sequence ATGCCTCTTTACAAAAGTTTAACGGTAAATAATAACACCAAAGTACTAATCTGGAAGATTGATGAATCTTTTAACGAATTAAATAAGAACGTTTTACTAACCCCAAAAAGTAGAACTCGTTTAGAGAGCATGAAATCTGATTTGCATCAAAAAGGTTTTTTAAGTGTAAGGCACTTACTTAAAGAGGTTGGTTATAGAGATGAAGATTTAATGTATGATGAATTTGGAAAACCGCATTTAAAAGATGGTAAATACATTTCGATTACGCATTCTTTTACTTTTTCTGGCTTGATAATTTCTGATAAACTTCATGTTGGGATAGATATTGAAATGCAGCGAGACAAAATTTTAAAAATTGCACATAAATTTACACCAATAGAAGAATATAAAACGATTGCAAATCATGATGCATTGGTAAGTAAATTAACCATAGTTTGGGGTGCAAAAGAAAGTTTATATAAAATCTACGGAAAGAAAAAATTACTGTTTTTACATAATATTTATATTGAAGATTTTAAGTTTGAAGATCAAAAAACTACAGGAGCTATTAGATATGATGGCGAAGAATTCTCTTACAAAATAGAGTTTTTAGAGTTTGATGGTTTTACCTGCGTATTTGCTTATTAA
- a CDS encoding geranylgeranylglyceryl/heptaprenylglyceryl phosphate synthase, which produces MNIYQNILLAKKEGKKLLAVLIDPEKIDLENIAIFFEKVHQSIATHIFIGGSTDENNQTENVVSEIKKTTHLPIVLFPGDVSQISEKADGILFLSLLSGRNPEYLIEQQIKAAPILKNIHLEILPTGYILIDGKKETATQKVSNTKPIAQENVDLILNTALAGEFSGKKLIYLEAGSGATVPVNNSIINVVKKNLSIPLIVGGGIRSKEQLDITFNAGADIVVIGTAFEDDETFFEDLKK; this is translated from the coding sequence GTGAATATTTACCAAAACATTTTATTAGCAAAAAAAGAAGGCAAAAAGTTATTGGCTGTTCTTATAGATCCAGAAAAAATAGATTTAGAAAATATTGCTATTTTCTTTGAAAAAGTTCACCAATCTATAGCAACACATATTTTTATTGGCGGAAGCACAGATGAAAATAATCAAACAGAAAATGTAGTTTCAGAAATTAAAAAAACCACACATTTACCTATAGTTTTATTTCCTGGTGATGTTTCTCAGATTTCAGAAAAAGCAGACGGAATTCTATTTTTAAGTTTGCTTTCTGGCAGAAACCCAGAATATTTAATAGAACAACAAATAAAAGCGGCGCCAATATTAAAAAACATTCATTTAGAAATTTTACCTACAGGTTATATTCTTATTGATGGAAAAAAAGAAACTGCAACTCAAAAAGTAAGTAACACAAAACCAATCGCGCAAGAAAATGTAGATTTGATTTTAAATACTGCTTTGGCAGGCGAATTCTCTGGCAAAAAATTAATCTATTTAGAAGCAGGTTCTGGTGCAACAGTTCCTGTAAATAATAGTATTATCAATGTTGTAAAAAAAAACTTGTCAATTCCATTAATTGTTGGTGGCGGAATTCGTTCTAAAGAACAATTAGATATAACTTTTAATGCTGGTGCGGATATAGTTGTGATTGGTACTGCTTTTGAAGATGATGAAACCTTCTTTGAAGACTTAAAAAAATAA